One window of the Archangium primigenium genome contains the following:
- a CDS encoding TetR/AcrR family transcriptional regulator produces MAVRRTTSKKSALVRGEPVVRGVLEATLEELVAKGYGALRVEDVAARAGVNKTTIYRRWPTKPELVKAALRASTLEQLVLPDTGSLRGDLLGVVGHMASVMKSPEGQALRRILIAEEQDPEFFALATVIREALDARPQPLFDHARARGEIGPEGVDGKVVISMIAGIVQHRLFVERREPDAAFLERVVDLLLHGLLAPGGRGR; encoded by the coding sequence GTGGCGGTCAGGCGGACGACGTCCAAGAAGAGCGCGCTCGTGCGGGGAGAGCCCGTGGTGCGCGGGGTGCTGGAGGCCACGCTCGAGGAGCTGGTGGCCAAGGGGTATGGGGCGCTGCGCGTCGAGGACGTGGCGGCGCGCGCCGGGGTCAACAAGACCACCATCTACCGGCGCTGGCCCACCAAGCCCGAGCTGGTGAAGGCGGCGCTGCGCGCGTCCACCCTCGAGCAGCTCGTGCTGCCGGACACCGGCTCGCTCCGGGGGGACTTGTTGGGGGTGGTGGGCCACATGGCCTCGGTGATGAAGTCCCCCGAGGGCCAGGCGCTGCGGCGCATCCTCATCGCCGAGGAGCAGGACCCGGAGTTCTTCGCCCTCGCGACCGTGATCCGCGAGGCCCTGGACGCCCGGCCCCAGCCCTTGTTCGATCACGCGCGGGCGCGCGGGGAGATCGGGCCGGAGGGCGTCGACGGCAAGGTGGTGATCAGCATGATCGCGGGCATCGTCCAGCACCGGCTCTTCGTGGAGCGCCGCGAGCCCGACGCCGCCTTCCTCGAGCGCGTGGTGGACCTGCTGCTCCACGGCCTCCTGGCGCCCGGCGGGCGCGGCCGCTGA
- a CDS encoding glycosyltransferase, protein MTSTTEVSSKPATFLLTSSSAPGHYLRVLDLAQQLTSRGHRVLFKARASATPDAKAAGAEHVPYEHMLDLQDFTALAPHVRLPAWLPKAPFTFVQMRSVVQANNVQLAKELEALLKRERVDCVVYDFFEVGAAWAAERAGIPHASAGNMGTTLTQDSVPLMLSEASPLRHVRRFPGVAHTLLGQLIPLNAQRAMLGLPPYTGRTAELIQGMVSPHLHIVMGHRGLASGLALRDRQLFVGPTTFNVSAKTLQEAPRVVPGTVIVSTTTTPGDKGLFRRVLEAVAPLSVPVLATAAGAQDVPEGLGGHVRIEKYVPHDAVFPQARALITHGGWGTVGRALLHGLPMLVIPLFGDQPLNATLVERAGLGRYLPLDKATPEAIRAALQDLLADEGLRARARRVASDIQHLKEEQVAVRALEQLARSGRVDVAALASAA, encoded by the coding sequence ATGACCTCGACGACGGAAGTGTCTTCCAAGCCCGCGACGTTCCTGCTGACCAGCTCCTCGGCGCCGGGCCACTACCTGCGGGTGTTGGACCTCGCGCAGCAGCTCACCTCGCGGGGCCACCGGGTGCTGTTCAAGGCCCGCGCGAGCGCCACTCCGGACGCGAAGGCCGCGGGCGCGGAGCACGTGCCCTACGAGCACATGCTCGACCTCCAGGACTTCACGGCGCTCGCCCCGCATGTCCGCCTGCCCGCGTGGCTGCCCAAGGCGCCCTTCACGTTCGTGCAGATGCGCAGCGTGGTGCAGGCCAACAACGTCCAGCTCGCCAAGGAGCTGGAGGCACTGCTCAAGCGCGAGCGGGTGGACTGCGTCGTCTATGATTTCTTCGAGGTGGGCGCGGCCTGGGCCGCGGAGCGCGCGGGCATTCCCCACGCGAGCGCCGGCAACATGGGCACCACGCTCACCCAGGACAGTGTCCCCCTGATGCTCAGCGAGGCCTCTCCCCTGCGGCACGTGCGCCGTTTTCCCGGGGTGGCGCACACGCTGCTCGGCCAGCTCATTCCCCTCAACGCGCAGCGCGCCATGCTCGGCCTGCCGCCCTACACCGGCCGCACGGCGGAGCTCATCCAGGGCATGGTGTCCCCGCACCTGCACATCGTCATGGGGCACCGCGGCCTCGCCTCGGGGTTGGCGCTGCGCGACCGCCAGCTCTTCGTGGGGCCCACCACCTTCAACGTCTCCGCCAAGACGCTCCAGGAGGCGCCGCGCGTGGTGCCCGGCACGGTGATCGTCAGCACCACGACGACGCCCGGGGACAAGGGCCTGTTCCGCCGGGTGCTGGAGGCCGTGGCGCCCCTGAGCGTGCCGGTGTTGGCCACGGCCGCGGGGGCCCAGGACGTGCCCGAGGGGCTGGGCGGCCACGTCCGCATCGAGAAGTACGTGCCGCACGACGCGGTGTTCCCCCAGGCCCGGGCGCTCATCACCCACGGCGGCTGGGGCACGGTGGGCCGCGCCCTGCTCCATGGTCTGCCCATGCTGGTCATCCCCCTGTTCGGCGATCAGCCGCTCAACGCCACCCTGGTGGAGCGCGCGGGCCTCGGGCGCTACCTGCCGCTGGACAAGGCCACGCCCGAGGCCATCCGCGCCGCGCTCCAGGACCTGCTCGCGGACGAGGGCCTGCGGGCCCGCGCGCGCCGCGTCGCCTCGGACATCCAACACCTCAAGGAAGAGCAGGTCGCCGTGCGCGCCCTCGAGCAGCTCGCGCGCTCGGGCCGGGTGGACGTCGCGGCGCTCGCCTCCGCCGCCTGA
- a CDS encoding MDR family MFS transporter: MSLTATATPAPPDARIDYVSTLTPRTKALVLAGVMMALFLAALDQTIVATALPRIVSELHGMELFAWTSTSYLLASTTLVPIYGRLSDSLGRRTIILVGIAIFLVGSVLCGLAGSMLALVVFRGIQGMGAAAITSTAFAVPADLFAPAERARYQGIFGTVFAASSIIGPLLGGTLTDTVGWRWVFFINLPLGALAVAFIVSKMPRLHSGVRARVDWLGAFLLVVATVPLLLTLRGDRPLAAWLSAPVLGMLGVSLVGLVLFIRVERKSPHAIIPFTLFHNRVFSLISLTSVFTGAAFFAALLFLSIFAVNGLGATAREAGLAMIPLTLAVVPTSLVTARLVSRTGHYKPVVLGGLVLTSLGLYLLSRLTVDSTLWHIGVGTFVFGCGMGPLQPMLTLSIQNAVAPHQVGTATAGRQFFQQLGQALGSAVFGLILTLSLTHSLTTTLPGVRERVPPGLHARFDAWFDAERIRRGGGTQEDAPGSPGPGASTPTAEVRARYEALRHAPGADGAALAREEAQALEATHAGERAVRAAFARAVARVFDWALLLSLCALVLAVFTREIPLRRTNAPAS; encoded by the coding sequence ATGTCCCTGACCGCCACCGCCACCCCGGCGCCGCCCGACGCGCGCATCGACTACGTGAGCACCCTCACGCCCCGCACCAAGGCGCTCGTCCTGGCGGGGGTGATGATGGCGCTGTTCCTCGCGGCGTTGGATCAGACGATCGTCGCCACGGCCCTGCCGCGCATCGTGTCCGAGCTGCACGGCATGGAGCTGTTCGCCTGGACGTCGACGTCCTACCTGCTCGCCAGCACCACGCTCGTGCCCATCTACGGCCGGCTGTCGGACAGCCTGGGCCGGCGGACCATCATCCTCGTGGGCATCGCCATCTTCCTGGTGGGCTCGGTGCTGTGTGGCCTCGCGGGCTCCATGCTCGCGCTGGTCGTCTTCCGGGGCATCCAGGGCATGGGCGCGGCGGCCATCACCTCCACGGCCTTCGCCGTCCCGGCGGACCTCTTCGCGCCCGCCGAGCGCGCGCGCTACCAGGGCATCTTCGGCACGGTGTTCGCCGCCTCCAGCATCATCGGCCCGCTGCTGGGCGGCACGCTCACGGACACGGTGGGCTGGCGCTGGGTGTTCTTCATCAACCTGCCGCTCGGGGCGCTCGCGGTGGCGTTCATCGTGAGCAAGATGCCGCGGCTGCACAGCGGGGTGCGCGCCCGGGTGGACTGGCTCGGCGCCTTCCTGCTCGTGGTGGCCACGGTGCCCCTCCTGCTCACGCTCCGGGGAGACCGGCCGCTCGCGGCGTGGCTGTCCGCGCCCGTGCTCGGCATGCTCGGCGTGTCGCTCGTGGGGCTGGTGCTGTTCATCCGCGTGGAGCGAAAGAGCCCCCACGCCATCATCCCCTTCACCCTGTTCCACAACCGCGTCTTCTCGCTCATCTCCCTGACGTCGGTGTTCACGGGCGCGGCGTTCTTCGCCGCCCTGCTCTTCCTGTCCATCTTCGCCGTCAACGGCCTGGGAGCCACGGCGCGCGAGGCGGGCCTCGCGATGATTCCCCTGACCCTCGCCGTGGTGCCCACGTCCCTGGTGACGGCGCGCCTGGTGAGCCGCACGGGGCACTACAAGCCCGTCGTCCTGGGCGGGCTCGTGCTGACGAGCCTCGGGCTGTACCTGCTCAGCCGGCTCACGGTGGACAGCACGCTCTGGCACATCGGCGTGGGCACCTTCGTGTTCGGCTGCGGCATGGGCCCGCTCCAGCCCATGCTCACCCTGTCCATCCAGAACGCGGTGGCCCCGCACCAGGTGGGCACCGCCACGGCGGGCCGGCAGTTCTTCCAGCAGCTCGGGCAGGCCCTGGGCAGCGCCGTGTTCGGCCTCATCCTCACCCTGTCGCTGACCCACTCGCTCACCACCACGCTGCCCGGGGTGCGCGAGCGGGTGCCCCCGGGGCTGCACGCCCGGTTCGATGCCTGGTTCGACGCCGAGCGCATCCGCAGGGGGGGCGGCACCCAGGAGGACGCCCCCGGGAGTCCAGGGCCCGGGGCCTCCACGCCCACCGCCGAGGTGCGCGCCCGCTACGAGGCCCTGCGGCACGCGCCGGGCGCCGATGGGGCGGCCCTCGCGCGGGAGGAGGCCCAGGCGCTCGAGGCCACCCACGCGGGCGAGCGGGCCGTGCGCGCCGCGTTCGCCCGGGCCGTGGCGCGCGTCTTCGACTGGGCGCTGCTCTTGAGCCTGTGCGCCCTGGTGCTCGCCGTGTTCACCCGGGAGATCCCCCTGCGCCGGACGAACGCGCCCGCGTCCTGA
- a CDS encoding zf-TFIIB domain-containing protein: MNCPECKKPMGEHSLGTRTGGTLQLDVCQACGGLWFDTHESLKLSAGGTLRLFRAVYGERRARPPKRTGPLSCPRCDTKLVLCHDLANGNRYQSWRCTAGDHGHFITFFQFLREKGLVRALHAKELVELRKHVDTLLCSDCGEPIRLANMTACARCQAPVCLMDPECVESTIRDAEQAVGSRRDVAPHVAGHLVMKHLGMKDFHARRAAAAAALAATPVALSQDAKGSAEAVDLVDVDSWSVGLDVVELLGELFSIF; encoded by the coding sequence ATGAACTGTCCGGAGTGCAAGAAGCCCATGGGGGAGCACTCCCTGGGGACACGCACGGGAGGCACCCTCCAGCTCGACGTGTGCCAGGCGTGTGGCGGGTTGTGGTTCGACACCCACGAGAGCCTGAAGCTGTCCGCGGGCGGCACCCTGCGGCTCTTTCGCGCGGTGTATGGCGAGCGCCGCGCCCGCCCTCCGAAGCGCACGGGGCCCCTGTCCTGTCCGCGCTGTGACACGAAGCTGGTGCTGTGCCACGACCTGGCCAACGGCAACCGCTACCAGTCCTGGCGCTGCACCGCGGGCGACCACGGCCACTTCATCACCTTCTTCCAGTTCCTCCGGGAGAAGGGGCTGGTGCGGGCCCTGCACGCCAAGGAGCTCGTCGAGCTGCGCAAGCACGTGGACACCCTCTTGTGCTCCGACTGCGGCGAGCCCATCCGCCTGGCCAACATGACCGCCTGCGCGCGCTGTCAGGCCCCGGTGTGTCTGATGGACCCCGAGTGCGTGGAGAGCACCATCCGGGACGCGGAGCAGGCGGTCGGCTCGCGCCGGGACGTGGCGCCGCACGTCGCGGGCCACCTGGTGATGAAGCACCTGGGCATGAAGGACTTCCATGCCCGCCGGGCCGCCGCCGCGGCCGCCCTGGCCGCTACCCCCGTCGCCCTCTCCCAGGACGCCAAGGGCTCGGCCGAGGCGGTGGATCTCGTCGACGTGGATTCGTGGAGCGTCGGCTTGGACGTCGTGGAGCTGCTCGGTGAGCTCTTCTCGATCTTCTAG
- a CDS encoding PTS sugar transporter subunit IIB, translated as MAVVMTVVNAKGMDGQLLFRWLPPKCDGCLVLDDEVALTESLAFVYKNTAPENLPVHLLSVAQAVTKLPEAVASAKSYVLLLRSPAPLERLRQAGVALDFMRELFIVSTLNAGELHPVAGSWSCTREELRAVDQLDLLGIDVHFQLVPEAPSHDWVNLRRHFTRLLD; from the coding sequence ATGGCTGTCGTCATGACCGTCGTGAATGCCAAGGGGATGGACGGACAGCTCTTGTTCCGGTGGTTGCCCCCCAAATGCGATGGATGTCTCGTGCTGGACGACGAGGTGGCGCTCACGGAGTCGCTCGCCTTCGTCTACAAGAACACGGCGCCCGAGAACCTCCCGGTGCACCTGCTCAGCGTGGCTCAGGCCGTCACGAAGCTGCCAGAGGCGGTGGCGAGCGCCAAGTCCTATGTCCTGCTGCTGCGCAGCCCGGCGCCCCTGGAGCGGTTGCGTCAGGCGGGCGTGGCCCTGGACTTCATGCGGGAGCTCTTCATCGTATCGACGCTCAACGCGGGAGAGCTCCACCCCGTCGCGGGCTCGTGGTCCTGCACCCGCGAGGAGCTGCGGGCGGTGGATCAGCTGGATCTGCTCGGCATCGACGTGCACTTCCAGCTCGTGCCCGAGGCCCCCTCGCACGACTGGGTGAACCTGCGCCGCCACTTCACGCGGCTGCTGGACTAG
- a CDS encoding LysR substrate-binding domain-containing protein has protein sequence MNLSAIDLNLLHVLAVVLEERSATRAARRLHVTQSAVSNALARLREVLKDPLVTRRGRGLVPTPRALELQPRLAAALKELERVVETAPAFDAARCDREFTLACADNQQLADLPRLCQALEREMPRARLRVVSIDVLLATNGLVTGEVDLAIAPSGAPPGMHAAPLYVESPVAVVHRDHPFRGAVLTPEAFARIPQVSFNVALGRPGIGSALTDRAFRAGGLDAVPTLYVPSFAAAAMVVASTERLACMPRRVATVLAAHLPLRLVRLPIEGLAMPMSLVWHARTEGDAASACFRDLLLRTLREPGEPAPASRRSRPSRGAPKGLPAPSPM, from the coding sequence GTGAATCTTTCCGCCATCGATCTCAACCTGCTCCACGTGCTCGCCGTCGTCCTGGAGGAGCGCAGTGCCACCCGGGCGGCGCGGCGGCTGCATGTCACCCAGTCCGCGGTGTCCAACGCGCTCGCGCGGCTGCGGGAGGTGCTCAAGGATCCGCTCGTGACCCGACGGGGCAGGGGGCTGGTGCCCACGCCCCGGGCGCTCGAGTTGCAGCCCCGGTTGGCGGCGGCCCTGAAGGAACTGGAGCGGGTCGTGGAGACCGCTCCGGCCTTCGATGCGGCGCGCTGCGACCGGGAGTTCACCCTGGCGTGCGCGGACAACCAGCAACTCGCGGACCTGCCGCGGCTCTGTCAGGCGCTGGAGCGCGAGATGCCCCGGGCCCGGCTGCGCGTGGTGAGCATCGACGTGCTGCTGGCCACGAACGGGCTGGTGACGGGCGAGGTGGACCTGGCCATCGCCCCCTCCGGCGCGCCCCCCGGGATGCACGCGGCGCCCTTGTACGTCGAGTCCCCCGTGGCGGTGGTCCACCGCGATCATCCCTTCCGGGGCGCCGTGCTCACGCCCGAGGCCTTCGCGCGGATTCCCCAGGTCTCCTTCAACGTCGCGCTCGGACGGCCGGGCATTGGCAGTGCCCTCACCGACCGGGCGTTTCGCGCGGGGGGGCTGGACGCCGTTCCCACCCTGTACGTGCCGAGCTTCGCGGCGGCGGCGATGGTGGTGGCCTCGACCGAGCGGCTCGCGTGCATGCCCCGGCGCGTGGCGACGGTGCTCGCGGCGCATCTGCCCCTGCGGCTCGTGCGGCTGCCCATCGAGGGCCTCGCGATGCCGATGTCGCTCGTCTGGCATGCCCGCACGGAAGGCGATGCGGCCTCCGCGTGCTTCCGGGACCTGTTGCTGCGCACGCTGCGTGAGCCCGGCGAGCCGGCGCCCGCCTCCAGACGTTCACGGCCATCACGTGGAGCACCGAAGGGGTTGCCCGCTCCGTCCCCGATGTGA
- a CDS encoding ArsR/SmtB family transcription factor, whose product MIETFAALSEPNRFRIVELLRSGPHAVNDIGERLQLNQPQVSKHLRVLKEAGLVDVHPRAQQRLYALRAESLRQLHVWLEGYRQLWEERFDQLDELLEELKDKETPHGRKS is encoded by the coding sequence ATGATCGAGACGTTCGCGGCGCTCTCCGAGCCCAACCGTTTTCGCATCGTGGAGCTCCTGCGCTCGGGGCCCCACGCGGTGAACGACATTGGCGAGCGCCTCCAGCTCAACCAACCCCAGGTGTCCAAGCACCTGCGGGTGTTGAAGGAAGCCGGTCTGGTGGACGTGCACCCGCGCGCCCAACAGCGGCTCTACGCGCTGCGCGCGGAGTCCCTCCGCCAGCTGCACGTGTGGCTGGAGGGCTACCGCCAGCTCTGGGAAGAGCGTTTCGACCAACTGGACGAGCTCCTCGAGGAGCTCAAGGACAAGGAGACGCCCCATGGTCGCAAGTCTTAG
- a CDS encoding SRPBCC family protein codes for MVASLSPESAPKNRTSVELHGEREIIISRTFNAPARIVFDAWTRPEFVKRWWAPQSLCVTLVGCEADVRVGGAYRYQLRTPDGNAFAFSGRYTEITPPSRLVYTQVFEPMAEAGEMRITVTFDEREGKTHLVSHEVYPSAEARAGALASGMETGMLETMDQLDALVASLR; via the coding sequence ATGGTCGCAAGTCTTAGCCCGGAGTCCGCCCCCAAGAACCGCACGTCCGTGGAGCTGCACGGCGAGCGGGAGATCATCATCTCGCGCACCTTCAACGCGCCGGCCCGCATCGTGTTCGACGCCTGGACCCGGCCCGAGTTCGTCAAGCGCTGGTGGGCGCCCCAATCCCTGTGCGTCACCCTGGTGGGCTGTGAGGCCGACGTGCGCGTGGGCGGCGCCTACCGCTACCAGTTGCGCACGCCGGACGGCAACGCGTTCGCGTTCTCGGGCCGGTACACCGAGATCACCCCGCCCTCGCGCCTGGTCTACACCCAGGTGTTCGAGCCGATGGCCGAGGCGGGCGAGATGCGCATCACCGTGACGTTCGACGAGCGCGAGGGCAAGACACACCTCGTGTCACACGAGGTGTATCCGTCCGCGGAGGCGCGCGCCGGAGCACTCGCCTCGGGCATGGAGACCGGCATGCTGGAGACGATGGATCAGCTCGACGCGCTCGTCGCCTCGCTGCGCTGA
- a CDS encoding polysaccharide lyase has translation MKLKHIGLVGASVLTSALVAHAAVGFHNTGTLSGWNAINREHKGTVNEVTNVTYEGPTALKVTQIYDPSYTGRYHSEVVKHNVYRRGDTGFYGFAFRLQNDWQFQSQSFNIAQFIADFGDTGCDDYMPSTMVWLSGNQLNTRVKQGSVCSQKTVNFTNLATVSAGDWHKIIIQTKWASDNTGFIKMWFDGQKVLEQYNLATTVSDDRSFQFRVGLYANGWHDSGYMQGSQGTRSIWFDEIGTGTTFADADPDQW, from the coding sequence ATGAAGCTCAAGCACATCGGTCTGGTTGGCGCCTCCGTTCTCACCTCCGCCCTGGTCGCGCACGCGGCGGTCGGCTTCCACAACACCGGCACCCTGTCGGGCTGGAATGCCATCAACCGGGAGCACAAGGGCACGGTGAACGAGGTGACGAACGTCACCTACGAGGGCCCGACGGCCCTCAAGGTGACGCAGATCTACGACCCGTCCTATACCGGCCGCTACCACTCGGAGGTCGTGAAGCACAACGTGTACCGCCGGGGCGACACGGGCTTCTATGGCTTCGCCTTCCGGCTGCAGAACGACTGGCAGTTCCAGAGCCAGTCCTTCAACATCGCCCAGTTCATCGCCGATTTCGGCGACACGGGCTGTGACGACTACATGCCCTCGACCATGGTGTGGCTCTCGGGCAACCAGCTCAACACGCGCGTCAAGCAGGGCTCGGTGTGCAGCCAGAAGACGGTCAACTTCACCAACCTGGCCACGGTGAGCGCGGGCGACTGGCACAAGATCATCATCCAGACGAAGTGGGCGAGCGACAACACCGGCTTCATCAAGATGTGGTTCGACGGCCAGAAGGTGCTCGAGCAGTACAACCTGGCCACCACCGTGTCCGACGATCGCTCCTTCCAGTTCCGCGTGGGCCTGTATGCCAATGGCTGGCATGACAGCGGCTACATGCAGGGCAGTCAGGGCACGCGCAGCATCTGGTTCGACGAGATCGGCACGGGCACGACCTTCGCCGATGCCGACCCCGATCAGTGGTAG